Proteins encoded together in one Labeo rohita strain BAU-BD-2019 chromosome 21, IGBB_LRoh.1.0, whole genome shotgun sequence window:
- the nop56 gene encoding nucleolar protein 56, which translates to MVLLHVLFEHASGYALFAVKEVEEIGMLLPQVEQSVLNLGKFSSVLKLSAFFPFKSAQTALENINAISEGVVHADLKLFLGTNLPMGGKTKAVLGVSDAKLGAALQEELNLSIQTGGVVAEIIRGVRLHFHSLVKGLTAQAASKAQLGLGHSYSRAKVKFNVNRADNMIIQSIALLDQLDKDINTFSMRVREWYGYHFPELIKIVSENATYCKLAKLIGNRKELTEEMLEAIEEITMDSGKAQAILDASRSSMGMDISPIDLINIESFSSRVVSLTNYRQELQEYLRSKMGQVAPNLAALIGDVVGARLISHAGSLTNLAKYPASTVQILGAEKALFRALKTRGNTPKYGLIFHSTFIGRAAAKNKGRISRYLANKCTIASRIDCFSEVPTSVFGDKLRDQVEERLAFYETGEAPRKNLEVMKEAVAEASEVAAEIKRKLAKKEKKKRKREQRKLEALSTAEGDEDLKANGEAEENGDAIKKKKKQEDEDVLTNGVEATTPSKKKKKRKIDTVEAEPEPEVTEEADVTQVEKKKKKKKKKAEDE; encoded by the exons GTGGAGCAAAGTGTCCTAAACCTTGGCAAGTTCAGTAGCGTGCTTAAACTGAGTGCGTTCTTCCCCTTTAAATCCGCCCAGACTGCACTGGAAAACATCAATGCAATCTCAGAAG GAGTTGTCCATGCGGATCTCAAGTTGTTCTTGGGGACCAACCTTCCGATGGGAGGTAAAACCAAGGCTGTGTTGGGGGTGTCTGATGCTAAGCTTGGAGCAGCGCTTCAGGAAGAGCTCAATCTGTCCATTCAGACTGGAGGTGTTGTAGCTGAGATCATAAGAG GTGTGCGTCTGCACTTCCATTCCCTGGTCAAAGGGCTCACCGCTCAGGCTGCGTCTAAAGCTCAGCTGGGTTTGGGTCACAGCTACTCCAGAGCCAAAGTTAAATTCAATGTAAACAGGGCTGACAACATGATTATACAGTCCATCGCCCTCCTGGATCAGCTGGACAAAGACATCAACACGTTTTCCATGCGTGTGCG TGAATGGTACGGCTACCACTTCCCAGAACTGATAAAGATAGTGAGCGAAAACGCTACATATTGTAAGCTGGCCAAGCTGATCGGGAACAGGAAGGAACTGACTGAGGAGATGCTGGAAGCTATAGAGGAGATCACCATGGACAGTGGCAAAGCTCAGGCCATCCTTGATGCGTCCCGCAGCTCTATGG gtaTGGATATCTCTCCTATTGATTTGATCAACATTGAGAGTTTCTCCAGTCGTGTGGTGTCCCTTACAAACTACAGACAGGAACTGCAGGAGTATTTGCGGTCGAAAATGGGCCAGGTGGCGCCAAATCTTGCGGCTCTGATTGGTGATGTG GTTGGTGCTCGTCTCATCTCTCATGCTGGCAGTCTGACAAACCTAGCCAAATATCCGGCCTCCACCGTGCAGATTCTGGGGGCAGAGAAGGCCCTGTTCAG GGCGCTGAAGACCAGAGGAAACACGCCGAAGTACGGTCTCATTTTCCATTCAACATTCATCGGGCGGGCAGCTGCCAAGAACAAGGGTCGTATCTCTCGTTACCTGGCCAACAAGTGCACCATCGCATCGCGCATCGACTGCTTTTCTG AGGTTCCCACCAGTGTGTTCGGTGACAAGCTGCGTGACCAGGTAGAAGAACGTCTGGCATTCTATGAGACGGGGGAGGCGCCACGTAAAAACCTGGAAGTCATGAAAGAAGCAGTTGCAGAG GCTAGTGAGGTAGCTGCCGAAATCAAGCGCAAGCTCGCAAAGaaggaaaagaagaaaagaaagcgTGAGCAGAGGAAACTAGAAGCTCTTTCCACAGCAGAAGGAGATGAGGATCTCAAAGCCAATGGCGAGGCTGAG GAAAACGGAGATGctataaagaaaaagaaaaagcaggAGGACGAGGATGTCTTAACGAACGGCGTTGAGGCCACGACGCCTtccaagaagaaaaagaagaggaaGATTGACACCGTGGAGGCAGAGCCTGAGCCTGAGGTGACCGAGGAGGCTGATGTGacacaggtggagaagaaaaagaagaaaaagaaaaagaaagcagaGGATGAATAA